One window of the Runella slithyformis DSM 19594 genome contains the following:
- a CDS encoding DUF1684 domain-containing protein: MLKNKFILGLIAVVVVGVIITTFFGEETTVSDADYVAQLEKERREKDTFYRDSDTSPIADKANFKGLNYFTPNPAYKVVATVILYHSTAQDKQVAVPMTDGSSTTYEKYGFAEFTLPHESKAAELNVYRLLIYKHEKGLSILFRDATAPEETYGGGRYLDFKADDIKDGKLTLDFNVAYNPYCAYNHTYACPIPPKENTLPVRVEAGEKIFEKNE, encoded by the coding sequence ATGCTGAAAAATAAATTCATTCTCGGATTGATTGCCGTCGTTGTTGTGGGCGTGATCATCACTACTTTTTTTGGCGAAGAAACGACGGTTTCGGACGCTGATTATGTAGCGCAATTAGAAAAAGAGCGCAGGGAAAAAGACACATTTTATCGCGATTCGGATACCTCTCCCATTGCCGATAAAGCTAATTTTAAAGGTCTGAATTATTTTACGCCCAATCCTGCCTACAAAGTAGTGGCCACGGTGATCCTGTACCACAGCACCGCGCAGGATAAGCAGGTTGCCGTACCCATGACCGACGGCAGCAGCACCACCTACGAAAAGTACGGCTTCGCGGAGTTTACGCTGCCGCACGAAAGCAAAGCGGCCGAACTGAACGTATACCGTCTGCTGATCTACAAACACGAGAAGGGCCTGTCGATTCTGTTTCGTGATGCAACGGCTCCCGAAGAAACCTACGGCGGCGGTCGGTACCTTGACTTCAAAGCAGATGACATAAAAGACGGTAAACTTACCCTTGACTTCAACGTGGCTTATAATCCTTACTGCGCTTACAATCATACCTACGCCTGCCCGATTCCGCCTAAAGAAAATACCCTGCCCGTGCGAGTGGAAGCGGGAGAGAAGATTTTTGAGAAGAATGAGTAA
- the pheT gene encoding phenylalanine--tRNA ligase subunit beta, protein MKISYNWLKELIDIQESAEEIGKVLTATGLEVEGIDPVERVEGGLKGIVIGEVLTCEPFTVKEKTLHLTTVDIGTGIPSNIVCGAANVAAGQKVVVATVGATIYPTGGEPFTIAKRKVYGHPSEGMICAEDEIGLGTSHAGIMVLDTDLPNGTPAADYFGLLPDYVIEIGLTPNRADAASHLGVARDVKAVLNRALKMPPVENFTVADTTSPIEVSVENSEACPRYAGVTISGLTVAESPEWLKDKLKAVGVRPINNVVDITNYICHELGQPLHAFDAAKIIGNKVIVKTLPAGTPFVTLDGVERKLSDRDLMICNAEEPMCIGGVFGGTKSGVSEQTTGIFLEAAYFSPAWIRKTGTFHGLKTDASFRFERGTDPNLPVYALKRAALLIQEVAGGQVTSDIVDIYPNPIPHHEVNVKYKNVDRLIGKVLDRELMKQILTSLDIQIQNETPEGFLASVAPYRVDVTREADVIEEILRIYGFDNIELSENLSADFLSGFPIVDPDKQKLRIANLLAANGFNETMANSLTKPMYNDAVRASLPGEDVVMLNPLSEDLSVMRQTMLFSGLESLAYNLNRRQRDLRICEFGKTYHKVESKYKELSHLVLLMAGNQQAESWLADDQKLAFHDLAGMVHLVLNAFRVQQPEKQEIQDKTIFEYGLTYTIKKKPVVSFGQVKGKLTKLADIKQPVFYADFDWTYLLKQYNDKVRFTEVSKFPEVRRDLSLVLDKAVTFEQIRQTAHKYERELLTNINVFDIYEGANIGTDKKSYSVSFTLQDESQTLTDKVIDRTMQKLMMAFEKDLNAVIRK, encoded by the coding sequence ATGAAAATTTCCTATAACTGGCTTAAAGAACTTATTGATATTCAGGAGTCTGCCGAAGAGATCGGTAAAGTATTGACCGCTACCGGCCTTGAAGTGGAAGGCATCGACCCCGTCGAACGCGTGGAAGGAGGGCTGAAAGGCATTGTGATCGGTGAAGTGCTTACGTGCGAGCCTTTTACCGTCAAGGAAAAAACATTACACCTTACCACGGTCGATATCGGTACAGGTATACCTTCCAATATCGTATGCGGAGCAGCCAATGTCGCAGCCGGACAGAAAGTAGTCGTGGCTACCGTCGGCGCTACCATTTATCCCACCGGCGGTGAGCCGTTTACCATTGCCAAACGCAAAGTCTACGGGCATCCATCCGAAGGGATGATCTGTGCCGAAGACGAGATTGGCCTGGGTACCTCACACGCAGGCATCATGGTATTGGATACGGATTTACCCAACGGAACACCTGCTGCCGACTATTTTGGCTTATTGCCTGATTACGTCATCGAAATCGGACTGACTCCCAACCGCGCCGACGCGGCCTCGCATCTCGGCGTGGCGCGTGATGTAAAAGCGGTATTGAACCGTGCCCTTAAAATGCCGCCGGTAGAAAACTTCACCGTTGCCGATACAACTTCACCGATTGAAGTGAGCGTTGAAAATTCGGAGGCGTGTCCGCGTTATGCCGGTGTAACAATTTCAGGTCTGACCGTGGCCGAATCTCCCGAGTGGCTGAAAGACAAACTGAAGGCCGTAGGGGTGCGCCCTATCAACAACGTAGTGGATATCACCAACTATATCTGCCACGAACTCGGACAGCCGCTGCATGCTTTTGATGCCGCAAAGATCATCGGCAATAAAGTGATCGTCAAAACACTCCCCGCCGGCACACCGTTTGTGACCCTCGATGGGGTAGAACGGAAGCTGTCGGACCGTGATTTGATGATCTGCAACGCCGAAGAGCCTATGTGCATCGGGGGGGTATTTGGCGGGACCAAGTCGGGGGTATCGGAGCAAACGACGGGTATCTTTCTGGAAGCGGCGTATTTCTCGCCCGCCTGGATTCGTAAGACCGGTACTTTTCACGGCCTTAAGACCGATGCTTCTTTCCGCTTTGAGCGCGGCACAGACCCCAATTTGCCGGTATACGCCCTTAAACGTGCAGCCTTATTGATTCAGGAAGTGGCCGGAGGACAAGTGACGTCAGACATCGTGGATATTTATCCCAATCCCATTCCTCATCACGAAGTCAATGTCAAATATAAAAACGTGGATCGGCTCATCGGGAAAGTACTTGATCGGGAGCTGATGAAACAGATTTTGACAAGTCTTGACATCCAAATTCAAAATGAAACCCCCGAAGGCTTTTTGGCTTCCGTGGCCCCGTACCGGGTGGATGTAACGCGCGAAGCCGATGTGATTGAAGAAATTCTGCGCATCTACGGTTTCGACAACATTGAGCTTTCCGAAAATTTATCCGCCGATTTCCTGTCGGGCTTCCCGATTGTGGACCCTGATAAGCAAAAGTTGCGTATTGCCAACCTGCTGGCGGCGAACGGATTTAATGAGACAATGGCCAATTCATTGACTAAGCCGATGTACAATGACGCCGTTCGGGCGAGTTTGCCGGGAGAAGATGTGGTGATGCTCAATCCATTGAGTGAAGATCTTTCGGTCATGCGCCAAACGATGCTTTTTTCGGGATTGGAATCGTTGGCCTATAATCTCAACCGACGTCAGCGTGATTTAAGAATCTGTGAATTTGGTAAAACCTATCACAAGGTCGAATCAAAGTATAAAGAGCTTTCACACCTGGTGTTATTGATGGCGGGGAATCAACAGGCCGAAAGCTGGCTCGCTGACGACCAAAAGCTGGCGTTTCATGATTTGGCGGGAATGGTGCATTTGGTTTTGAACGCCTTCCGGGTGCAGCAGCCGGAAAAGCAGGAAATTCAGGATAAAACCATTTTTGAGTATGGTCTGACCTACACCATTAAAAAGAAGCCCGTCGTAAGTTTTGGACAGGTAAAAGGAAAATTAACTAAGCTAGCTGACATTAAGCAGCCCGTATTTTACGCCGATTTTGATTGGACCTATTTGTTGAAACAGTACAATGACAAAGTACGCTTTACGGAAGTGTCTAAATTCCCCGAAGTACGCCGTGACCTGTCGTTGGTGCTTGACAAAGCCGTGACGTTTGAGCAGATTCGTCAAACAGCGCACAAGTACGAACGTGAATTGCTTACTAACATTAACGTGTTTGATATATACGAAGGCGCAAATATCGGAACCGATAAAAAATCGTATTCGGTAAGCTTTACGCTGCAGGACGAAAGCCAAACCCTGACCGACAAAGTCATTGACAGAACCATGCAAAAGTTAATGATGGCCTTCGAAAAAGACCTGAATGCCGTAATACGTAAATGA